One genomic window of Citrobacter sp. Marseille-Q6884 includes the following:
- the mgtA gene encoding magnesium-translocating P-type ATPase: MFKNITRQLFARLNRHLPQRLVHRDPLPNAQTVASTPIPPSLSEHCLKMALMEEAALWKTFDAHPEGLNAAEVQSAREKHGENKLPAQKPSPWWVHLWVCYRNPFNILLTILGGISYATEDLFAAGVIALMVGISTLLNFVQEARSTKAADALKAMVSNTATVLRVNNEKGENSWVELPIDQLVPGDIIKLAAGDMIPADLRIVQARDLFVAQASLTGESLPVEKVATSRDPQQSNPLECDTLCFMGTNVVSGTAQAMVIATGANTWFGQLAGRVTEQENEQNAFQKGISRVSMLLIRFMLVMAPVVLIINGYTKGDWWEAALFALSVAVGLTPEMLPMIVTSTLARGAVKLSKQKVIVKHLDAIQNFGAMDILCTDKTGTLTQDKIVLENHTDISGKPSEHVLHSAWLNSHYQTGLKNLLDTAVLEGVDEESARQLSTRWQKIDEIPFDFERRRMSVVVAEATDVHQLVCKGALQEILNVCTQVRHNGEIVPLDDNMLRRVKRVTDTLNRQGLRVVAVATKYLPAREGDYQRIDESDLILEGYIAFLDPPKETTAPALKALKASGITVKILTGDSELVAAKVCHEVGLDAGDVVIGSSIETLSDDELAKLAQHTTLFARLTPMHKERIVTLLKREGHVVGFMGDGINDAPALRAADIGISVDGAVDIAREAADIILLEKSLMVLEEGVIEGRRTFSNMLKYIKMTASSNFGNVFSVLVASAFLPFLPMLPLHLLIQNLLYDVSQVAIPFDNVDEDQIKKPQRWNPADLGRFMLFFGPISSIFDILTFCLMWWVFHANTPETQTLFQSGWFVVGLLSQTLIVHMIRTRRVPFIQSRAAWPLMLMTLVVMVVGIALPFSPLASYLQLQALPLSYFPWLIAILAGYMTLTQLVKGFYSRRYGWQ; encoded by the coding sequence ATGTTTAAAAATATTACTCGCCAGCTGTTTGCCCGGCTCAATCGTCATCTCCCGCAGCGCCTGGTGCATCGTGATCCGTTGCCCAATGCCCAGACCGTTGCCAGCACACCGATTCCGCCTTCCCTGAGCGAACACTGCCTGAAGATGGCGCTGATGGAAGAAGCCGCGCTGTGGAAAACCTTTGATGCGCACCCGGAAGGATTAAACGCCGCAGAAGTGCAGAGCGCTCGCGAAAAGCATGGCGAGAACAAGCTGCCGGCGCAGAAACCCTCACCGTGGTGGGTGCATCTGTGGGTCTGTTACCGTAACCCGTTTAATATTCTGCTCACGATTCTGGGCGGCATTTCCTATGCCACCGAAGATCTGTTTGCCGCAGGCGTGATCGCGCTGATGGTCGGGATCTCGACGTTGCTGAACTTTGTGCAGGAAGCCCGCTCCACCAAAGCGGCAGATGCGCTGAAAGCGATGGTCAGCAATACCGCCACGGTACTGCGGGTAAACAATGAGAAAGGGGAAAATAGCTGGGTTGAGTTGCCGATCGACCAGCTGGTGCCGGGCGACATTATCAAGCTGGCGGCGGGCGATATGATCCCGGCGGATTTGCGTATCGTTCAGGCACGCGATCTGTTCGTGGCGCAGGCGTCGCTCACCGGGGAATCGCTGCCGGTCGAGAAAGTGGCGACCAGCCGTGACCCACAACAAAGTAACCCGTTAGAGTGCGATACCCTGTGCTTTATGGGAACCAACGTGGTGAGCGGTACGGCGCAGGCTATGGTGATTGCCACCGGGGCTAACACCTGGTTTGGGCAACTGGCAGGCCGGGTTACCGAGCAGGAAAATGAGCAAAATGCCTTCCAGAAAGGGATCAGCCGCGTCAGCATGTTGCTGATCCGCTTTATGCTGGTGATGGCGCCCGTGGTGCTGATCATCAACGGCTACACCAAAGGCGACTGGTGGGAAGCGGCGCTGTTTGCCCTTTCTGTGGCGGTGGGGCTGACGCCGGAAATGCTGCCCATGATCGTCACCTCAACGCTGGCGCGTGGGGCGGTGAAGCTGTCAAAACAAAAGGTTATCGTCAAACACCTCGATGCCATCCAGAACTTTGGCGCGATGGATATTCTCTGCACCGATAAAACCGGCACGTTAACCCAGGACAAAATCGTACTGGAGAACCATACCGATATTTCCGGTAAGCCGAGCGAACACGTGTTGCATTCCGCATGGCTGAACAGCCACTACCAGACCGGGCTGAAAAACCTGCTGGATACCGCGGTGCTGGAAGGCGTTGATGAAGAGTCAGCGCGTCAGCTCTCAACCCGCTGGCAGAAAATCGATGAGATCCCGTTTGATTTCGAGCGCCGTCGGATGTCGGTGGTGGTGGCAGAAGCAACCGATGTGCATCAGTTGGTGTGCAAAGGCGCACTGCAGGAGATCTTAAACGTCTGCACCCAGGTCCGCCATAATGGCGAGATTGTCCCGCTCGATGACAACATGCTGCGCCGGGTGAAGCGCGTCACGGATACGCTTAACCGTCAGGGGCTGCGCGTGGTGGCGGTGGCTACCAAATATCTGCCCGCGCGTGAGGGGGATTATCAACGCATTGATGAGTCCGACCTGATCCTCGAAGGGTACATTGCGTTCCTCGATCCGCCCAAAGAGACCACTGCACCGGCGCTGAAGGCGCTGAAAGCCAGCGGGATCACGGTGAAAATTTTAACCGGTGACAGCGAACTGGTCGCCGCAAAAGTCTGCCATGAAGTCGGTCTGGACGCAGGCGATGTGGTTATCGGCAGCAGCATTGAAACGCTCAGCGACGATGAACTGGCGAAACTGGCTCAGCACACCACGCTGTTTGCCCGTCTGACGCCGATGCACAAAGAACGTATTGTCACCTTGCTCAAACGTGAGGGCCACGTCGTCGGTTTTATGGGCGATGGCATTAACGATGCTCCGGCACTGCGTGCGGCGGATATCGGGATCTCCGTGGATGGCGCTGTTGATATTGCCCGTGAAGCGGCCGATATCATCCTGCTGGAAAAAAGTCTGATGGTGCTGGAAGAAGGGGTGATCGAGGGGCGTCGGACCTTCTCGAACATGCTTAAGTACATCAAAATGACGGCCAGTTCCAACTTTGGTAACGTGTTTAGCGTGCTGGTGGCGAGTGCATTTTTGCCTTTCCTGCCGATGTTGCCGCTGCACTTACTGATTCAAAACCTGCTGTACGATGTATCCCAGGTCGCTATCCCGTTTGATAACGTGGATGAGGATCAGATTAAAAAGCCGCAGCGCTGGAACCCTGCCGATTTGGGTCGCTTTATGCTGTTCTTTGGCCCGATCAGCTCCATCTTCGACATTCTGACGTTCTGCCTGATGTGGTGGGTATTTCACGCCAATACGCCGGAAACGCAGACCTTGTTCCAGTCCGGTTGGTTTGTGGTGGGCCTGCTGTCACAAACCCTGATTGTGCATATGATCCGTACCCGTCGCGTACCGTTCATCCAGAGTCGTGCGGCGTGGCCGTTAATGTTGATGACGCTGGTGGTGATGGTCGTCGGGATTGCCTTGCCGTTCTCACCGCTGGCCAGCTATCTGCAATTGCAGGCATTACCGCTGAGCTACTTCCCATGGCTGATTGCGATTCTGGCGGGCTACATGACATTGACCCAACTGGTGAAAGGTTTTTATAGCCGTCGCTACGGCTGGCAATAA
- a CDS encoding TRAP transporter small permease, whose translation MGECYSSVMDFLYRVSMWIAGVALLIMVAIIPVGIFARYVLNNALSWPEPVAILCMVTFTFIGAAVSYRAGSHIAVSMVTDRLGESARRYCSIVADLMLTAISVFILWYGTTLCLELWEQPIAEFPLLSAGQNYIPLPIGSAITLLFILEKICRGPQYQRPVVMLGSTS comes from the coding sequence ATGGGTGAATGTTATTCATCGGTGATGGATTTTCTTTACCGGGTCTCAATGTGGATTGCCGGTGTGGCATTATTGATAATGGTCGCCATTATTCCTGTCGGGATATTTGCGCGTTATGTTCTGAATAATGCGTTGTCATGGCCTGAACCCGTCGCCATTCTTTGTATGGTGACATTCACCTTTATCGGCGCAGCGGTCAGCTATCGTGCGGGCTCGCATATTGCGGTGAGTATGGTGACAGACCGTCTGGGTGAGTCTGCCCGACGTTATTGCTCGATTGTCGCAGACCTCATGCTTACGGCGATAAGCGTGTTTATTCTCTGGTACGGCACGACGCTGTGTCTTGAACTGTGGGAACAACCTATTGCGGAATTCCCGCTGCTCAGCGCCGGACAAAACTATATTCCGTTGCCCATTGGTTCTGCCATCACGCTGCTTTTTATTCTTGAGAAGATCTGCCGTGGTCCGCAGTACCAACGTCCTGTTGTCATGCTGGGATCGACCAGCTAG
- a CDS encoding TRAP transporter substrate-binding protein — protein sequence MKLTKNLLSLCIGTCVLLASHSTLAQTFRAADVHPADYPNVVAVKHMGEKLSAATNGRLEIKTFPGGVLGDEKQMIEQAQLGAIDIIRVSMTPVAAILPEINVFTLPYIFRDENHMHQVLDGMIGQEIGDRLTANSKSRLVFLGWMDAGTRNLITKNPVVKPEDLHGMKIRVQASPIALDTLKAMGANSIVMGVSEVFSGMQTGVIDGTENNPPTFVAHNYLPVVKNYTWSKHFIIPELFLFSKAKWDKLKKEDQDLIIKLAKEAQVEQRKLWEAYNAKSLETMKANGVQFHDIDTDYFYKATQSVRDNYGKDHQDLIKRIQDVK from the coding sequence ATGAAACTGACAAAAAACCTGTTAAGTCTGTGTATTGGTACCTGCGTATTACTGGCCAGTCATTCCACATTGGCACAAACCTTTCGCGCCGCAGATGTGCATCCGGCTGATTACCCGAACGTTGTTGCAGTGAAGCACATGGGGGAAAAGCTGAGCGCTGCGACGAATGGTCGTCTGGAGATTAAAACATTCCCGGGTGGCGTGCTGGGCGATGAAAAACAGATGATTGAGCAAGCGCAATTAGGCGCAATTGATATTATCCGCGTCTCGATGACGCCGGTTGCCGCCATCCTCCCGGAAATTAACGTGTTTACTCTGCCGTATATTTTCCGTGATGAAAACCATATGCACCAGGTGTTAGACGGAATGATTGGCCAGGAGATTGGCGATCGTCTGACTGCGAACAGCAAATCACGACTGGTGTTTCTTGGCTGGATGGATGCCGGAACGCGTAACCTGATTACCAAGAATCCGGTGGTGAAACCGGAAGATTTACACGGCATGAAAATCCGCGTGCAGGCGAGCCCGATTGCGCTGGATACCTTAAAAGCAATGGGCGCCAACTCCATTGTCATGGGGGTCAGCGAAGTGTTTAGCGGAATGCAAACCGGCGTCATTGATGGCACGGAAAATAACCCGCCAACCTTCGTCGCACATAACTATTTGCCGGTCGTTAAAAACTATACCTGGAGCAAGCATTTTATTATTCCTGAGCTGTTTCTTTTCTCCAAAGCAAAATGGGATAAATTGAAAAAAGAAGATCAGGATCTCATCATTAAACTCGCCAAAGAAGCTCAGGTAGAACAGCGTAAGCTATGGGAAGCCTATAATGCGAAATCCCTGGAAACCATGAAAGCAAATGGCGTTCAATTCCACGATATTGATACCGATTATTTCTATAAAGCCACGCAGTCAGTAAGGGATAATTACGGTAAAGACCACCAGGATTTGATCAAACGTATTCAGGATGTGAAGTAA